The Leadbetterella byssophila DSM 17132 DNA window CATCAATCTGCTCTGCAAATAGAGGCATATTACTGGTGATTACCCTCCCTATTATTGGACCAATAGGCACATCTACCAAACTACTCTTTAAGACGGGTTTTGTAATCCAAGTAAAACTTAGCCCTTTAGTTTGCGTGATCAATTCATAATCTTCACTGATCCGAAACTTCGATGCAAATTTGATCTTTATTTCAAAGTCTGTACTTGGAGCTTGAGAAATGCCCAAGACCGTAATTTCCTTTTGTGCCCAAACCTTAAGGGGAACTTCATAGGTCAAGGTTCCGTCTTTGTTCTCTGTAAAGATGAGATTTCCCTTCCTCCAAACCTTCACTTTAAGACCGTCATCAGCAAAACTATTGTCTTCATAAATCAAATCCGGAAGACCCAAATTAATCTGATTCTGAATGTCTTCCAAAGAAATATCTAAAGGAATACTAATAGTGGACGGTTTTTTCTCAAATACCATGGGTATATTAACATTTTGTGCAGCCAAACTAAACGGCAGCAGAAATCCCACGAATAACTTCTTCATTTTCATCAATAGGAGCCCCAATATTTTCTCAATATCCACTCCACGCTAACTAATACTATTAAAACGAACCAAATCCACTTGAAATGTATGATGTCTCTTAAATCTTCCTGAGTCACCAATTTATTCGGAACATTTTCCTTATTAATCACATTTCTGAGTTCCAATAAATCCTTAGCCAATAGAAAACTTCCATTATTTTCAGATGCTATGGTTCTCAATAAACTAAAATCAGCCGTAGTGTTCTGCAATTCAATATCGCTGTCGCTCACCACAAATTGTCCCCCGGCTTTTTCATTCTTACTTTTCCCTTCATAAGTATAAACTCCGGCTGGTAAAGTGGAGAGCTCAAACCTGGAATGATCAGGCGTAATTCTAAAATCAAATTTCTTCTCCCCTGATGGCCCCTTGATTCTTAACTCTATATCCTGCTCGTAAATTCTCTCGTACAAATCATTGTACATCTCTACAGCAAAACTCACCTTTTGATCTACCTGAAAAACCTCATTCACAGGATAAATTCTAAGTTTACCCTTTTCCTCTTTCAACGCTATCAATTGCAGCGTTTTTAAGATCAATTCATCTATAATTCCGTGCTGCTGCGTTTGCGCAAACTCCTCCATACGCCAGTGCCACAAACCATCACCCAGAAAAACAGCCATCTTCCTCGTTCCACTAAGGTTCACGGCTAATAACGGCCTGCCCGTATTTATTCCTGAGATATATTGCTGCATGATGACCTCTGTACCTGTCAAAGCACTGTAAACGCCAAAAGGAACAGTTATTGGAGGTAAATCTGCAAACAGATTCGAGCTTGGCACATTGAACAGCTGGAAGCCGGGATTAAACATACCGTTTACCTTATCAACTTTCCCTAGCTGTGTGACTACACTTACTACATTCTGCATTCCATTGAAAAAGGACCAGTCCGACTGACTAGCGGGAAAGAAAAACACCGGTTTTTGTCGGACTAACAGCTCAGACAAGAAGCGAGTGTGCAAACCAGCCCTATCCGGAAATTGATGTAGAATTAGCACATCAAAAACCTCATTCTTCAAACTGCTTATATCCGCTTCCTGAACTATTTTGGTCTTCAACTCAAACCATTCATTCTTATCAATAATACTTTTGATAGCTTTCAAATCCGGATGCGGAGACGCTGCAAGAAGGAGTATCTTCTCTTTACCATTCACCACATCTACAAAAAATTCACGCGTATTGTTTTTTAAAGTATGTTCGCCTTCTACTCCGCCCAAGACAGCTACAAACCTTTGTTTGCCTTCCTGCTTGGCAGGTAGTTTGAAAGAAACCGACTGATAATCATCATCCGTCTTATAATTCACGGGAGAAGAGCTTAAAACCTGACCGGAATTATCCCTAATTTCAATCTTGGAATTCCTACCCTTTAGAAGATAAGAACCTATTTCGACCTGAACTGTAAAATCATTTCCCAGATAGGCAATCTTATTTGCCGAAATGCCTTGAATGTACGCATCCTTTTTAACCGTGGAATCTCCTGCCCCTAAAGTATGAATACGAAAAGGGTATTGGAAGAAGGTAGGAGAAAGTCCTTCATTCATTATACCGTCAGATAGGAGGATAACATCTGTTAAATGTTGACCTTCAAAATTACCCTTAAGCGCATTTAGTCCATTTGCTAAAGCCGTCTTTCTGCCTGTAAAAGCAGCATTAGACAGCTCTACGCCTTCCACTCCTTCCAAAGTTACCGTCTGGGTTTCAAAACCCTTACTTTCTAGACCTTTTCGGAGTGCCTCCCAAGAAGCAGATACGTCTTTCCACTTCTCTGCGTTTTTCATACTTCTTGAATCATCCAAAACCAAAACCACTTTAGGCCTAAGCGTAAGTGCACTTAAGGTCTTGAATAAAGGATTTAAAAGCAAGAAAGCCAAAATACTGACTAAAGTGCCGCGGATCACTGCAAGTATCCACTTTTGCTCTTTACTCAATATTTTGGCTCTATAATAAAAGAAGCCAGCATACGCCACCCCTACTAACAAACAAAGCAAATAATACCCGCCAGATGTCTGGGAAACGAATTCTGACTTCATCACTCCATTACATTAATAATCCACCGTCCACTACAAGAACCTGTCCTGTAATGTAAGCAGCATCATCTGATCCAAGGAAAGTACAAGCCTTTGCTATATCTGAACCTTGACCCGCTCTTTTTAATGGAATAGACTTTGTCCATTCTGCTAACTGGGCTTCGTTTAATTCACCGGTCATTTCCGTTTCTATAAAGCCCGGAGCTATGGCGTTACAACGAATATTCCTAGATCCTAATTCCTTAGCTATAGACTTTGTAAAACCAATCATCCCCGCTTTTGAAGCAGAGTAATTAGCCTGCCCAGCATTTCCCATAATTCCAACAACAGATGATATGTTGATGATAGAACCGTATTTAGCCTTCATCATAGGCTTAGTAACGGCTTTCGTTAGATTAAACACAGATTTCAAATTTACACGAAGCACCTCATCCCATTGCTCCTCACTCATTCTCATCAACAAAGTATCTCTCGTAATACCGGCATTGTTCACCAAAACATCAATTTTACCGAAATCTGCAACAACCGCATTTACCAACGTTTCAGCCTCTTCAAATAAGGAAGCATCAGAACGGTATCCTTTAACCTTTGTCCCAAACTCTCCTAATTCTTTCTCTAAAGCCTGACCCTTTTCTACGGACGATAAATAAGTAAAAGCAACATTTGCACCATTTTTTGCAAATTCCTCCGCAATAGATCTGCCTATTCCTCTAGAGGCACCTGTGATTAAAACGGTCTTGTTTTCAAATTTCATTTTTGTCTGATTGGTTTTTATTTCCTTCAATTACGACTACAATTTCCCCTTTCGGAGCTTTCTGTGCAAAAATAGCAAGAATTTCTGACAAAGTGCCCCGAACGGTCTCCTCATATAGTTTTGATATCTCCCTACTTACCGAAGCTCTTCGATCTTCTCCAAAATAGGTCTTAAAATCTTCTAATGTACGAATAATTCGATGTGGCGACTCATAAAAGATCATGGTTCTCTTTTCCGCCTGCAAAAACGTCAACTTCGTTTGTCTCCCTTTCTTTACCGGTAAGAATCCTTCAAATACAAAAGAATCTGAAGGCAAACCAGACATCACTAAGGCCGGCACAAATGCCGTAGCTCCAGGAAGACATTGAACATCTATTCCATGCTCTAAACAAGTCCGCACTAATAGGAATCCTGGATCAGAAATGGCAGGCGTACCCGCATCTGAAACCAAAACTACCTTCTTCCCTGACTTGATCTGATCCACCACCTTCTCCACCGTCTTGTGCTCATTGAAAATATGATAACTCTGCAAAGGCTTACTTATCTCGTAATGCTTCAAAAGCACTCCTGAAGTACGAGTATCCTCCGCTAAAATCAAATCGGCACTCTTCAACTCTTCTAACGCCCTAAGCGTAATATCCTTTAAATTTCCTATAGGCGTAGGGACCAAAATCAACTGCATGATTACTAGCTATTAAAAAAAATCTTTCCCGGCAATTTTACCGGGAATTCACTCGAAATGTCTTAAAACTTATGCACATGTGTGGTGTTAGCAACTATTTAGATATCAATATATTACTATTTAACACATACTAATTTTGCCTTTTTCGGGATAAAATTATCCTATAATATTTGTTTTTGCAAAATATGTTAAACCCACTTGTTTTCCACATATCCACAATGTGTATCAGCAACTTAACATTTCCTTAATTATCAGAATTTTATATCCGCAAGTATAGTTTTCAAAGCGAATCTTACATTCCAAATTTTCCGAGCAACCACCAAATTAAAAGGAAGACTATGATGGTACCAACACACCCTCCCCCAAATTTTTTGGCTCCCCAGCCAGCCAATAAGGCTTTCAATATTTTTTGCATAGCGAATAGATTTTATGGATTCAAGATAGGTAAAATTATTCCCAAGTGAAAATATCATTTCCTATATTTACCATCAAAAATTTTCCTATGAATAACCGTAAGACCATTTTACTCATCATTCTGTGCGGATTTTTCATCACAAATGCGGTTACGGCTGAAATCATAGGTTCAAAAATCTTTTCCGTAGAGGCTCTTCTAGGAATGAAGCCTGCGCATATCCAACTCCTAGGCTTCACCCTGGATTTTAACATGTCAGCAGGGGTGCTTAACTGGCCCATAGTATTTATCATCTCAGATTTGATCAATGAATACTACGGAGTCAAAGGAGTAAAGATGATCTCCTATATCACCACCGTATTAATAGCCTATACCTTTTTCGTCCTTTATGGAGCTTCCGCCCTGCCACCGGCCCCCTTCTGGGTAGAACTAAATCAAACGGATGCCGAAGGCTACCCCTTAAATATTAACAATGCCTATTCCATTATCTTGAATTCAGGCATGGGAATCATCATTGGAAGTATCCTTGCCTTCCTCCT harbors:
- a CDS encoding queuosine precursor transporter, with product MNNRKTILLIILCGFFITNAVTAEIIGSKIFSVEALLGMKPAHIQLLGFTLDFNMSAGVLNWPIVFIISDLINEYYGVKGVKMISYITTVLIAYTFFVLYGASALPPAPFWVELNQTDAEGYPLNINNAYSIILNSGMGIIIGSILAFLLGQITDAYIFKKLRLLTNNKHIWLRATGSTVFSQLLDSFLVIFVAFYVFGNWEFKQILAVGSVNYIYKFAVAILVTPLIYLLHFAIDKYLGKERSEELIEEATYS
- the rsmI gene encoding 16S rRNA (cytidine(1402)-2'-O)-methyltransferase; its protein translation is MQLILVPTPIGNLKDITLRALEELKSADLILAEDTRTSGVLLKHYEISKPLQSYHIFNEHKTVEKVVDQIKSGKKVVLVSDAGTPAISDPGFLLVRTCLEHGIDVQCLPGATAFVPALVMSGLPSDSFVFEGFLPVKKGRQTKLTFLQAEKRTMIFYESPHRIIRTLEDFKTYFGEDRRASVSREISKLYEETVRGTLSEILAIFAQKAPKGEIVVVIEGNKNQSDKNEI
- the fabG gene encoding 3-oxoacyl-[acyl-carrier-protein] reductase, translating into MKFENKTVLITGASRGIGRSIAEEFAKNGANVAFTYLSSVEKGQALEKELGEFGTKVKGYRSDASLFEEAETLVNAVVADFGKIDVLVNNAGITRDTLLMRMSEEQWDEVLRVNLKSVFNLTKAVTKPMMKAKYGSIINISSVVGIMGNAGQANYSASKAGMIGFTKSIAKELGSRNIRCNAIAPGFIETEMTGELNEAQLAEWTKSIPLKRAGQGSDIAKACTFLGSDDAAYITGQVLVVDGGLLM